Proteins from a single region of Chryseobacterium sp. W4I1:
- a CDS encoding DUF2931 family protein: protein MEQKYTWLGTVSAPQEYPMEIYKGAIIADDFTYGFDAIWGTQNTGWGNEGGTMSVETSKMDIPNKLEFTWYSLVENKFYTGKWDLDKEKIKDLFDKGFTDQDNGKKKTTYSNFIVGLAPKGRVVLWINGPGNQKEVGVFQAHDTIITKEKAYENAQYMLKEGFADRMLKDPFYETFKPEIRAKIEKEGYPAADIYDVYRKKYNWKPAVILPEGSEWIDFGMTNYNGEQENLFAESLINDTYKQRAVPKFCGFYWRDENKNRYAVWIDSFDEKEIFELFQKLGAEKNIDFMIKVNADNSGASVSLKSEKEELPVTKAKIRVSRKIE from the coding sequence ATGGAACAAAAATATACCTGGCTGGGGACCGTCTCTGCACCACAGGAATATCCGATGGAAATTTATAAAGGAGCCATCATTGCAGATGATTTCACCTATGGTTTTGATGCTATTTGGGGTACACAGAATACAGGCTGGGGAAATGAGGGTGGAACAATGAGTGTAGAAACCAGCAAGATGGATATTCCCAATAAACTTGAGTTTACCTGGTACTCTTTGGTAGAAAATAAATTTTATACCGGAAAATGGGATCTGGATAAAGAAAAAATAAAAGATCTTTTTGATAAAGGTTTTACAGATCAGGATAATGGTAAAAAAAAAACGACCTACAGCAATTTTATTGTAGGACTTGCCCCCAAAGGAAGAGTGGTTTTGTGGATCAACGGTCCGGGAAATCAGAAAGAAGTAGGCGTTTTCCAGGCTCATGATACCATTATCACCAAAGAAAAAGCATACGAAAATGCTCAATATATGCTAAAAGAAGGTTTTGCAGACAGAATGCTGAAAGATCCTTTCTATGAAACATTTAAACCCGAAATCAGGGCTAAAATAGAAAAAGAAGGTTATCCCGCTGCAGATATCTATGATGTATACAGAAAAAAATATAACTGGAAACCTGCAGTAATTCTTCCGGAAGGCAGTGAATGGATAGATTTCGGAATGACCAATTATAACGGAGAGCAGGAAAATCTTTTTGCAGAAAGCCTGATTAATGATACTTATAAGCAAAGAGCAGTTCCAAAATTCTGTGGTTTCTACTGGAGGGATGAGAATAAAAACAGATATGCCGTATGGATCGATTCTTTTGATGAAAAAGAAATTTTTGAATTGTTTCAGAAACTTGGAGCAGAAAAAAATATAGATTTTATGATCAAAGTGAATGCAGATAATTCCGGCGCATCAGTATCATTAAAAAGTGAAAAAGAAGAGCTCCCTGTTACCAAGGCAAAGATCAGAGTATCACGTAAAATAGAATAG
- a CDS encoding OmpA family protein: MAKGVKNLRMIAGKYYGAEDSLTKSVVLVAGTEACIVVENWLKDTSDAEKKGLVTWFWYSPDKKILKKEPGRRFKVSIPKNLCGSYTYYLEASLSGKCDFKSGIYVRGKSEPLINKSKWCVKNDGEDMRKNEFSFGDNVFLGLETEGLNGNWVTIEVYWLNDEITLDKAKRSVFDSKYDPKADDKLTKVFEKEALVIKGEINTDFTIQHSWKKGEFSHKFYIRVRNGKNYVLDTAKQDIHGRFLRVKNNMVPVRTDIKILNNNAPVKVGELEKKVDSISTCRFKVIKLSERNKTIELFNEGKFINRMDPTSKFYTIRDINYDYDKSNIRSDAKPVLDEIVQFLTKLMPYVPVELGSHTDIRGTDQYNMALSERRAKSVVDYLVKKGVDRGRIHAKGYGKTLPLHAGANISEKMHELNRRTTIKFLISDKDALPIEYSMIAPDIDKALPAPITIEGFSRKGCYHHPEKHKWEMKVIDGFKSEKTFPLKEGSNTINYKVYSAAPKLSDFLYSFFLGSRFTHQFFINSCAYYSKTDKKEPKPTLLLTTYPDAVLTQNIRMSYTQPYFWNGVPVELVDNFEWLDEAMASIQQCVESLKAFSKKEVNELSDKIFEFIKEETHKFALGFHFIYNFGDIENRKSPAKTYDYTNENRMLTAIALIIMYIIEIAIILLIIWFTRGKGAFGRIKKFRKVFKAVDKLDDWGFEIIYPKLAENRSMYFESSLGKISRVIEINSKADPLIGVSYEKEVSLLELEGITEKLKKVLDDDTLGKTKLKFEFEGKVFCEFNVKINLGSKKIFVKDFLYGLNSTSGKLTAGVGIAAGASLKGFSIKKEKSFRILPVFPPTNIKLEAKLDVELGGYMTYSRSYGMDYNVKGLPTGVYYQDIIFFSGLTGTVHQKISTKVEDETVFDTNSQDKPEAFTLIKGDTYTFDKVYLFKI; encoded by the coding sequence ATGGCAAAAGGAGTCAAGAATTTACGGATGATTGCCGGAAAATATTACGGAGCAGAGGATTCCCTCACAAAAAGTGTTGTATTGGTGGCTGGCACAGAAGCTTGTATTGTTGTTGAGAATTGGTTGAAAGATACTTCAGATGCCGAGAAAAAAGGCCTTGTCACATGGTTTTGGTACAGTCCGGATAAAAAGATCCTCAAAAAAGAACCCGGAAGAAGGTTTAAAGTATCAATTCCTAAAAATCTGTGTGGTTCATACACCTATTATTTAGAAGCCAGCCTTTCTGGAAAATGCGATTTCAAATCTGGAATCTATGTGAGAGGGAAAAGCGAACCCCTTATTAACAAGAGTAAGTGGTGTGTAAAGAATGACGGTGAAGATATGAGAAAAAATGAATTCTCATTTGGTGATAATGTATTCTTAGGACTTGAAACGGAAGGGCTTAACGGTAATTGGGTGACGATAGAAGTATATTGGTTAAATGACGAAATTACCCTGGATAAAGCAAAACGAAGTGTTTTTGACAGTAAATATGATCCTAAAGCCGATGATAAACTCACAAAGGTCTTCGAAAAAGAAGCTTTGGTTATTAAGGGCGAAATTAATACAGATTTTACCATTCAGCATTCATGGAAGAAGGGAGAATTCAGTCATAAGTTTTACATCAGGGTTCGAAATGGGAAAAATTATGTTTTAGATACAGCTAAACAGGATATCCATGGACGTTTTTTAAGAGTTAAAAACAATATGGTTCCCGTAAGAACAGATATAAAGATCCTCAATAATAATGCACCAGTCAAAGTAGGAGAGTTAGAGAAGAAAGTAGACTCTATATCCACGTGCCGTTTCAAAGTGATCAAACTTTCAGAAAGGAATAAAACAATAGAGCTTTTCAATGAAGGTAAATTCATTAATAGAATGGATCCTACCAGTAAATTCTATACGATCCGGGACATTAATTATGATTATGACAAGTCGAACATCAGATCCGATGCCAAACCTGTTTTAGATGAAATTGTACAGTTTCTCACGAAGCTGATGCCTTACGTTCCTGTTGAATTAGGATCTCATACGGATATCAGGGGAACCGACCAATACAATATGGCACTTTCCGAGAGGAGGGCGAAGTCTGTTGTGGATTATCTTGTTAAAAAAGGAGTAGACCGCGGAAGAATCCATGCTAAAGGGTATGGGAAAACCCTTCCACTGCATGCCGGTGCCAATATATCAGAAAAAATGCATGAACTTAACCGGAGAACGACCATCAAGTTTCTCATCAGCGATAAAGATGCATTACCAATAGAATATTCCATGATCGCTCCGGATATAGATAAAGCATTACCTGCACCCATCACTATTGAAGGTTTTTCCAGAAAAGGATGTTATCATCACCCGGAAAAACATAAATGGGAAATGAAAGTGATAGATGGTTTTAAATCTGAAAAAACATTTCCTCTGAAAGAGGGATCCAATACCATAAATTATAAGGTATACAGTGCAGCTCCTAAGCTCAGTGACTTTTTATACTCATTTTTTTTAGGAAGCAGATTTACCCACCAGTTTTTCATTAACTCATGTGCATACTATTCTAAAACAGATAAGAAAGAACCTAAACCAACTCTTCTTTTAACCACTTATCCTGATGCTGTTCTTACACAGAATATCAGAATGAGCTATACCCAGCCCTATTTCTGGAACGGGGTCCCTGTCGAACTTGTTGATAATTTTGAATGGCTTGATGAGGCGATGGCTTCTATTCAGCAATGTGTAGAAAGTCTTAAAGCGTTTTCCAAAAAAGAGGTCAATGAACTATCTGATAAAATATTTGAATTCATAAAAGAAGAAACTCATAAATTCGCATTGGGTTTTCATTTTATCTATAATTTCGGAGATATAGAAAATAGAAAGTCTCCAGCCAAAACTTATGATTATACGAATGAAAATCGTATGCTTACTGCAATAGCATTGATTATAATGTATATCATCGAGATTGCAATTATTCTTTTAATAATATGGTTTACACGCGGTAAAGGAGCTTTTGGAAGAATCAAAAAGTTCAGAAAAGTTTTTAAAGCAGTAGACAAACTTGATGATTGGGGCTTTGAGATAATTTATCCCAAATTAGCTGAAAACAGAAGCATGTATTTCGAATCTTCACTTGGCAAAATATCCAGAGTTATAGAAATAAATAGTAAGGCTGATCCATTAATTGGTGTTTCTTATGAAAAAGAAGTAAGCCTTCTTGAGCTGGAAGGTATCACCGAAAAATTAAAAAAAGTTTTAGATGATGATACTTTAGGCAAGACCAAACTGAAATTTGAGTTTGAAGGAAAAGTATTCTGTGAGTTTAATGTGAAAATAAACCTGGGATCAAAAAAAATCTTCGTAAAAGACTTTTTGTATGGCCTTAACAGTACTTCAGGGAAATTAACGGCAGGTGTAGGTATCGCAGCTGGGGCCTCTCTAAAAGGATTCAGTATAAAAAAGGAAAAATCATTTCGGATTTTACCGGTATTTCCTCCTACGAACATTAAACTGGAGGCTAAATTAGATGTAGAATTGGGAGGATATATGACCTATTCCCGCAGCTATGGAATGGATTATAACGTTAAAGGGCTTCCTACCGGTGTCTATTACCAGGATATTATTTTCTTCTCGGGGCTTACAGGAACGGTTCACCAAAAAATCTCTACAAAAGTGGAGGATGAAACTGTTTTTGATACCAATTCTCAGGATAAACCGGAAGCTTTTACGTTGATAAAAGGAGATACTTATACTTTCGATAAAGTATATTTGTTTAAAATATGA
- a CDS encoding DUF2235 domain-containing protein, whose protein sequence is MHNNKFGDYTPEISKEEVLDITLGMFFDGTLNNKTNTIERREKTPEYKKNGGSPTDNNSYNNDWSNVARLWDNYDKNFGIYIEGIGTQDKEEDSMLGYAFGTGATGIRSKVRKGCEEIVKKVKNIKSAKKADKIAVLTFDVFGFSRGAAAARNFVHEIGKSKYKATTTTISHEGMTVTSRYDSDGTGVEGEELPKWGHLGLKLQEAGITVDVLKVRFLGIYDTVSSYSKNFSATPNFHNDVEELSLNDIGRAQTVIHFVAENEHRENFDLTNVHVGIEKTFPGVHCDVGGAYEDGPETWEELETSWTTSAKLKALRSQLIAEYWYRDEELTITPGFYLSLRGERKMVKKAYSYIPLHFMAEYGVQKTVPLTLKKITDEKYSISSDELLVRVKNRLRPYAMGDGKPYIYKRYKDIETSYGGASIPEQKYADYQREMKEQDDLKDLRHDYLHRSARREGIGMDPTSDRVRVLH, encoded by the coding sequence ATGCACAATAATAAATTTGGAGATTATACCCCGGAAATATCCAAAGAGGAGGTGTTAGACATTACTCTTGGGATGTTTTTTGACGGAACTTTAAATAATAAGACCAATACCATCGAAAGAAGGGAGAAAACCCCTGAATATAAGAAAAATGGTGGATCACCTACTGATAACAACAGTTATAATAATGATTGGAGCAATGTAGCACGTTTGTGGGACAATTATGATAAAAACTTCGGGATTTATATAGAAGGGATTGGAACGCAAGATAAGGAAGAAGATTCTATGCTTGGTTACGCCTTCGGAACAGGTGCTACCGGAATCAGAAGTAAAGTGAGGAAAGGATGTGAAGAGATCGTGAAAAAAGTAAAAAATATCAAAAGCGCTAAAAAAGCTGATAAAATTGCTGTTCTTACTTTTGATGTTTTCGGATTCAGCCGTGGTGCCGCTGCGGCTCGTAATTTCGTCCACGAAATAGGCAAATCAAAATATAAAGCAACTACAACAACCATTTCACATGAAGGAATGACCGTCACCTCCCGTTACGACAGCGATGGTACAGGAGTGGAAGGCGAAGAACTTCCGAAGTGGGGACATTTGGGACTTAAATTACAGGAAGCCGGAATTACAGTAGATGTACTGAAAGTCAGGTTTCTGGGAATTTATGATACTGTTTCCTCTTATTCTAAAAACTTTTCTGCCACACCAAACTTTCACAATGATGTGGAAGAACTTAGTCTTAATGATATTGGAAGAGCGCAAACTGTTATTCATTTTGTTGCAGAAAATGAGCATAGGGAAAATTTTGACCTTACGAATGTGCATGTAGGCATAGAAAAAACATTTCCCGGCGTGCACTGCGATGTTGGAGGAGCTTATGAAGACGGGCCGGAAACCTGGGAAGAACTTGAAACATCCTGGACAACCAGTGCTAAACTAAAGGCATTGAGAAGCCAGCTTATAGCAGAATACTGGTATAGAGATGAGGAACTTACCATTACTCCCGGCTTTTACCTGTCATTAAGAGGAGAACGGAAGATGGTAAAAAAAGCATACAGCTATATCCCTTTACATTTCATGGCGGAATATGGGGTTCAGAAAACAGTTCCCCTGACCTTAAAAAAAATTACCGACGAAAAATATTCCATTTCATCTGATGAGTTATTGGTAAGGGTAAAAAACCGTTTAAGACCTTATGCAATGGGAGATGGAAAACCGTATATCTATAAAAGGTATAAGGATATTGAAACCTCATACGGCGGAGCTTCAATACCGGAACAGAAATATGCAGACTATCAGAGAGAAATGAAAGAACAGGATGACCTGAAAGACCTCCGACATGATTACCTGCACCGTTCAGCCAGAAGAGAAGGAATCGGAATGGATCCAACATCGGACAGGGTAAGAGTGCTTCATTAA
- a CDS encoding DUF4280 domain-containing protein: MAEKHIVVQGAMCKCQFGQLPDKLKVLSHQKEYANDKNASQKLIVTTKEIGAATFEKNTFGNCMKIVPPPPCKIMVTEWKDFYEKVQLNNGGYIILETSKAICAIAGTPCIEIIDHGQRAEASPQNFKNADKDVQQQINPLVDIESIGKEEATDEGVTIKTE; this comes from the coding sequence ATGGCAGAAAAACATATTGTAGTACAGGGTGCTATGTGCAAATGCCAGTTCGGACAGCTTCCGGACAAGCTTAAAGTACTCTCACACCAGAAAGAATACGCTAATGATAAAAATGCTTCACAAAAATTAATTGTGACCACAAAGGAAATTGGAGCGGCTACATTTGAGAAGAATACATTCGGTAACTGTATGAAAATTGTACCGCCGCCACCCTGCAAAATCATGGTGACCGAGTGGAAAGATTTTTATGAAAAAGTTCAGCTTAATAACGGAGGATATATCATTCTGGAAACTAGCAAGGCTATCTGTGCCATTGCCGGAACACCGTGTATTGAAATCATAGACCACGGGCAGAGAGCAGAAGCCAGCCCTCAAAATTTCAAAAACGCTGATAAAGATGTTCAGCAGCAGATCAATCCTTTGGTAGATATAGAAAGTATAGGGAAGGAAGAAGCTACCGATGAAGGAGTAACCATTAAAACAGAATAA
- a CDS encoding endonuclease, producing the protein MKKILLCTVIAGFANAQAPAGYYNSANGLTGAALKTALSSIITSGHQDKGYSGLWTGYKTTDIDKNYENDGSIMDIYSERPSATDPYKYTPGTNQCGTYSTEGNCYNREHIVPQSLFSEAAPMVSDIHFIRATDGKVNGMRSNYPFGKVGSATFTSQNGSKLGSSSSSGYAGTVFEPIDEFKGDVARMIFYFVTRYQSKLSSFSSGNMLGSSTFPGLQTWELNVLLAWHNQDPVSPAEINRNNASYTYQGNRNPFIDNPNYVSQIWGSSNPGTDPGTPTPGTDCVNETFGTIPTASSASYLTRTWTGSGISWTATDARTDQTINGQAITVRNGSLTSGSSANGIGSLTVTTQLKFSGTNGTFDVKVNGSTVGTIPYSATAATTTINNINISGNVTVSLVNNSSSNRVAIDDLKWTCYSGTARMAQKVSANEITVQELQISPNPISGQEIFVKGNTQNIKKAEIINLQGRTLQTINSPFKNGNSIKTGNLLQGIYLLKLDENMLKFIVK; encoded by the coding sequence ATGAAAAAAATTCTCTTATGTACTGTAATTGCCGGGTTTGCCAATGCTCAGGCTCCTGCAGGCTATTACAATTCAGCGAACGGACTTACCGGTGCTGCACTGAAAACGGCATTAAGCTCAATCATCACCAGCGGACATCAGGATAAAGGTTATAGCGGACTTTGGACAGGTTATAAAACGACTGATATTGATAAGAACTATGAAAATGACGGTTCTATTATGGATATTTATTCTGAAAGGCCTTCCGCGACCGATCCTTACAAATATACGCCTGGTACGAACCAATGCGGAACGTACTCTACGGAGGGAAATTGCTATAACAGGGAGCATATCGTTCCTCAAAGTTTATTCAGTGAAGCTGCTCCTATGGTTTCGGATATTCATTTCATCAGAGCTACCGACGGAAAGGTAAACGGGATGAGAAGTAATTATCCCTTCGGGAAGGTAGGTTCAGCTACATTTACTTCTCAAAACGGCTCAAAGCTGGGCAGTTCTTCGTCTTCGGGATATGCAGGAACTGTTTTTGAACCGATTGATGAGTTTAAGGGTGATGTGGCGAGAATGATCTTTTATTTTGTAACCCGTTATCAGAGCAAGCTTTCTTCTTTTTCTTCAGGGAATATGCTGGGCAGTTCAACTTTCCCGGGATTACAGACCTGGGAGCTGAATGTTCTTCTGGCATGGCACAATCAGGATCCTGTATCTCCGGCAGAAATCAATAGAAATAATGCATCGTACACTTATCAGGGTAACAGAAACCCATTCATTGACAATCCTAATTATGTAAGTCAGATTTGGGGTTCTTCCAATCCTGGAACTGATCCTGGAACGCCTACTCCGGGTACAGACTGTGTAAATGAAACTTTCGGAACAATTCCTACTGCCAGCAGTGCTTCTTATTTAACAAGAACATGGACTGGAAGTGGTATTTCATGGACTGCTACTGATGCAAGAACTGACCAAACGATCAATGGTCAAGCAATTACAGTGAGAAATGGTTCTCTAACTTCAGGAAGTTCAGCGAATGGTATCGGATCACTAACTGTAACGACTCAGCTTAAGTTTTCGGGAACCAACGGAACTTTTGATGTAAAAGTAAACGGTTCAACGGTAGGAACGATTCCTTACAGTGCTACTGCTGCCACTACAACAATCAATAATATCAATATCTCCGGGAATGTTACAGTAAGTCTTGTTAACAACTCATCAAGCAACAGAGTGGCTATTGATGATCTTAAATGGACATGTTATTCAGGAACTGCAAGAATGGCTCAAAAGGTCTCAGCAAATGAAATCACAGTTCAGGAACTTCAGATATCTCCTAACCCGATTTCAGGACAGGAAATTTTTGTAAAAGGTAATACGCAGAATATCAAAAAAGCAGAGATTATTAATCTTCAGGGGAGAACACTTCAGACGATTAACAGTCCTTTTAAAAACGGAAATTCTATAAAAACCGGAAATCTGTTACAAGGAATTTACCTTTTAAAACTTGATGAAAACATGCTTAAATTTATTGTGAAGTAA
- a CDS encoding LysM domain-containing protein — protein MQKFNIHTVQKGESLKSISLLYGLDPEALKLFHNNHSNVKDMILIELTGQKELFLPRTVVTDKSRLVKFGRVNSLVFQPENSFSRYGTTITIENGEYKNELKYETSVRWLKKEGKFHFFEIDRISNLYLNEEEVNEIADLLAYKTSKVLYPLQISVDEQGKFNDVENLSVFKERWPAVKEEVYKEFEGETVDSYCEKIEKVIYEPDAISLYLKNDYFIRTLFFGIYKSFGQNYETDIVDSFPVVNNPVEPNYEIKLEIDPLKDEYDLVNIKGEGILNDERTIYDFINGAPFSFIIEDHPEMNHKGSFRLAYYLNGETLLSESLYLECSIDLEKEKKISVVIATLTE, from the coding sequence ATGCAGAAATTTAATATACATACCGTTCAGAAAGGAGAGAGCTTAAAAAGCATAAGCTTGTTATATGGCTTAGATCCTGAAGCTTTAAAGTTATTTCATAATAACCACAGTAACGTAAAGGACATGATTCTGATTGAGCTTACAGGTCAGAAAGAACTTTTTCTTCCCAGAACTGTTGTAACGGATAAAAGCAGATTGGTAAAATTCGGCAGGGTAAACAGTTTGGTTTTCCAGCCGGAAAACTCGTTCAGCAGATATGGAACTACAATCACCATTGAAAATGGGGAGTACAAAAACGAACTGAAATATGAAACATCAGTACGTTGGCTGAAAAAGGAGGGGAAGTTTCATTTTTTTGAAATAGACAGAATCTCAAACTTGTATCTGAACGAAGAAGAAGTCAATGAAATAGCTGATTTATTGGCCTACAAAACTTCAAAAGTCTTATATCCTTTACAGATCAGTGTGGATGAACAGGGAAAATTTAATGATGTAGAAAATCTTTCTGTGTTTAAAGAAAGATGGCCTGCCGTAAAGGAAGAGGTTTATAAAGAATTCGAAGGAGAAACGGTAGACAGCTACTGCGAAAAGATAGAAAAAGTAATATACGAACCTGATGCAATTAGTCTCTATCTCAAAAATGATTATTTCATCAGGACCTTATTTTTTGGTATATATAAGAGTTTCGGACAGAATTATGAAACGGATATAGTGGACAGTTTCCCTGTTGTGAACAATCCTGTAGAACCGAATTATGAAATAAAATTAGAAATCGACCCACTGAAAGATGAATATGACCTGGTGAATATAAAAGGAGAAGGAATCTTAAACGATGAAAGGACCATCTATGATTTTATCAATGGAGCTCCGTTTTCGTTTATTATTGAAGATCATCCGGAAATGAATCATAAAGGAAGTTTCAGATTGGCATATTATCTGAACGGAGAAACTTTGCTGTCAGAATCATTGTATTTGGAATGCAGTATAGACCTTGAAAAAGAAAAAAAAATATCAGTAGTCATTGCGACTCTGACAGAGTAA
- a CDS encoding DUF5522 domain-containing protein — protein sequence MAQYDIKEGEDFYYNEQGYKVFTEKFHLKRGYCCKSGCRHCPYGYDKKTDTFIKNDKKNK from the coding sequence ATGGCCCAATATGACATCAAAGAAGGTGAAGATTTCTACTACAATGAACAGGGATACAAGGTTTTTACAGAAAAATTCCATCTGAAAAGGGGATATTGCTGTAAAAGTGGCTGCAGGCACTGTCCTTACGGGTACGATAAAAAGACTGATACATTTATTAAAAACGATAAAAAAAATAAATAA
- a CDS encoding DUF4136 domain-containing protein, with amino-acid sequence MKKYIFILLAAAALGLTSCSPFQVRSDYAETANFTTYKTYKIRIDDLKLNDIDKDRVLNELSKQLQTKGLQSGENPDLIVNVKANHKKVTDINSSSPYGMWGWGGPFGWGVGMSRTWTSNYNEGALIVDLIDSKTNKLVWQGIGSGISVDSPKAKQRQIPEIMAEIMKNYPPQRK; translated from the coding sequence ATGAAAAAATATATTTTTATTTTGTTAGCAGCGGCTGCATTAGGCCTTACATCGTGCAGTCCATTCCAGGTGCGTTCAGACTATGCAGAAACCGCCAATTTCACAACTTATAAAACTTATAAGATCAGAATTGACGATCTGAAACTGAATGATATTGATAAAGACAGAGTATTGAACGAGTTATCGAAACAGCTGCAGACTAAGGGTCTTCAGTCAGGAGAAAATCCTGATCTGATTGTCAATGTTAAAGCCAACCATAAAAAAGTGACGGATATCAACAGCAGCTCTCCTTATGGAATGTGGGGATGGGGCGGACCTTTCGGATGGGGTGTCGGCATGAGCAGAACATGGACAAGCAACTATAACGAAGGTGCACTGATTGTAGATCTTATTGATTCAAAAACGAATAAACTGGTTTGGCAGGGTATCGGAAGCGGAATTTCCGTAGATTCTCCTAAAGCTAAACAGAGACAAATTCCTGAGATCATGGCTGAGATTATGAAAAACTATCCACCTCAGAGAAAATAA